The DNA window ATATCGATAAATTTTCACAAGTAAAATTTTCCTGGCGTGGGTGTGCCTGCATTATTCGCTAAGATTTCGAGATAAACTAGGAATCAAGCAGTTggaaaaaaactgaaaaagcCATCCAGTATCCCAGACCTGTGAGACGAAGGACTGCACCAGCCGCACACCAGGATAGCCAAAAAGGAAAGCGCACCAGGAGGATATACATAACTCAGTACAAGATGCCACGCTACAGGGAGTGGGATTTGGCCTGCAAGGTCTACGTAGGCAACCTGGGCTCCTCGGCCTCCAAATACGAGATTGAGAACGCATTCAGCAAGTACGGCCCCTTGCGCAACGTCTGGGTGGCCCGCAACCCGCCGGGATTCGCCTTTGTTGAGTTCGAGGACCGACGCGACGCTGAAGACGCAACTCGCGGCCTGGACGGTACCCGCTGCTGTGGCACTCGCATCCGCGTCGAGATGTCTTCGGGCAGGTCTCGGGAGGGCcgcggcggtggcggtggaggcggcggcggtggtggcggcggaCCGCGCCGTGGTGGACGCAGCGGTAGCGGAGGCGGCGGTGCCCGCGCTGGCGACGGCGGCGGACGCTATAGGTAAGTGGAAAAACTGTCCCCTGTTCCCTGTGCGCCCCCTCCCAAGCGGGGGGCTCTTATGGTTATGAAACATAATTGCGCGCCATATACGACGCCTATGCGCTGCATGCAGATGTGCATATgtgcagaaaatatttgatcTGTCGCCAGTCGTGTATAGTCGTGTATGTATGCATGTGAAAAATCGATTCGCGTATACACACACGACAGTGACAGTGACAGGGGTTGAGGGATACGCGGATACGCGGGATGAATTGCGAAAGGCCAGGGGGGGGAGGAAGGGGGCCATCCAATTCAATATACAATAAGTATATATAGAGTatatatagttgtccgatgcGCAGGTGCTAGGCTTGAATTCGATTTTGATACGTATCGATCGATTTAAATCACTTTTGCTTTCTCATGCCCATTCCGCACGGAACCCTAGAGTTCAAagttgaatttaatttaaaagaaataagaaATTAATGAATGGCTATAATAGATGGCTAGATAGATAGATTGATAGATAAATAGATGCCAGAGAATAATagttttgttgtgtttttagTTGCAAAAATCTTGCAAAACGAATTTTCGAACGCTTGGAGCCAACTTTTAATGTGGTCTCACAATCATTTTGCAGGACAAAGTCTTCTTCTTCTACTACTACTACaagcacaacaacaacaacatctcCAAATCTAATtaaaagaacaacaacaactacaacagtTAAAAGAACAACTCCAACAGCTACTACTACTAGAACTTCTACTACTCCTCTTCCTTCAACAAGagctactactactactactactacaaGAACAAGAATTTCTCCTCCTATTACACACATTTCACCACCAACTCCAACACCACAACCACAACCACAACCAATATCAATATCACAACCAAcaccacaaaaacaaaaccgaaTTCAACAAGATATAGTAGtagccactgccactgcagcAATTCACTGCAGAGGACGAGACTTGTTGTGCGGCATTCGTATGATAATTGCCACCATTGCCATTGCCGAATTGAAATTCAACAAATTCGATATATTCCGTTGACGATTTCCAACTGACCGCAACTTTAACTGCCACTGCAACTGCTACTGCCACTGCTACCGCTACTGCAAACTGCAAACTGCAAACTGCAACCGCAACACTCTACACCCCCTTCAGTAATTCAGCATGAATCTCAGGCCGAAATTCAGTCAGCATCATCTCCAGCAACGTCTCTCCAGCTGCAGCTCCACAAaagattcaaaaaaaaaccagccaCAGCACCACCCACTCAGCATACACTCTACACATACACTCattaaagcatttttttttcattcacgGTCTTCTGATGGCGTCTTTTAGTTGAGCTTGGCCATCGCATCGTGCCAGTGCCCATTGTCTTTGTCTTCCCACAAGCCACACCAACACTCTTCTTCCATTAACAACACCACCACCCATCACCACGAACAACAGAGCGACCACGGCATCGCATCAGCGGCAAATAGCAACAGTAACTCCATAGCGGCCAGCCAACCCATCATAGTTGTACATTTCTATGTATATATCTTCAGTCAGCCAATCTTGCAACTTTCAACGACTCCAGGCCAGGTTCCACTTCAGTTTGGTCTTCTTCcgtccaccaccaccaccaccaccaacttACCAACTTGTTCCGTGTCCCCAACAAAACAGCCCAACCACCCAACAGTACCACCACAACCACATCcaacaaccaaccaaccaaccaaccacctCATCATCTGTCATCGCTAGTTCAGCAACAGCATCAGCGACAGCAACAACTTCAACAACAGGCTAAGGCTACTGCTACTTCTACTGCTACTTCAACAACAAACagcagaaccagaaccagaaccagaaagAAACATCGTAGAATCCCCCTGATTTCTTGCCAAGTACCCTTCCCCAAATGCTATCAAGATCGAGGCTGCTTCACGCTAATCCCTTCAAGTTCAAGCGCAGCAAGTATGAATCCTTTGCCGCCTCATTCTTCTCcttgttttggccaaatggGCAAGACAAGGCCAACAAAGGCGGACCGAGTCTCTAACCACAACTCttgtttcttaattttaatatttatggttTCTGCTAatgtgtttttattattttttttaacatctacCGAGATAATGTTGTTCAAGCTAACTGTCTGACCTTTATATACTCTATATatgttgtatatatatgtgcgtgtgtgtgcttTGACTCGATCTGTTCAGCAAACAGGCAAACATACCAGGAGCCAGGGCCACCCACTCTTCAGTCTTCAGTCCTACAACAACCTTCAGTTCATCCCCAGCTCTAAGCTTCTCCATCAAGGGTGCTCCATCTCTTCACATCGCGTCTGCTAATTGATGCTTCTGCTAAAAACACCCCACCACAACAGCTTCTTCATCCTGCAACTACACAACTAGCCAACTAGCAGCTGCTGCAAGAATTTGGGGAACTAAGAGTAGAACTAAATCACCAACAAACCAACCAATCAACCAACACACACCAACCAaccacagccacagccacagaAACCACCACAGTCTAGTCCACAGTCAGCTCAGCTCAGTTCAGATCAGATCAGAATTGTATCTCGTTCCAAAACTCAACAAGAACCTACTATTACTACTACTACTGTTACTACTATTacaactactactactacaacTGCTACTAGTACTACCAACAGTCTTCTCAGTCTGCTCTGCTCATCAACCAAAAACCAACTAagcaaccaaccaaccaaccaaccaaccagtCAACCAACCAATATATCAGCCTACCAATCAACCAACCAccaccaaccaaccaaccaccaCCAACTACTTTATGTAAAATGTCACACCAACGCTTTCGTAAAAAtggggccaaaaaaaattatcaaaaaaagcATAAGCAAGCTATCAGCTAAAAATCTTCACCACCTTCAAGCACCTTCAGCCACCTATATAGCTCTCTGCTCTAAGCTCCGCTCCGCTCAGATCAGCTCAGCTCAGACCTCAGCTCTAAATCAGCTCTGATCCGTATCCGATCCAACAGATCCGTCAGATTTATCCATCAATCCAACTAATGTCAAGTTCAAGTCCAATTGGGTCTTGTTCGAATCGAAATCGATATCGAGATCTATATCGAGAATCTAGATCTCCACAACTTTGCGTATCTTAAGGAATTGTTACTACTACTAccactactactactactttACATCGCGCCTAGCTAAGCTAAGTcttaaaaaatctatttaatgtgtattttttctcttctctctctctctttctctttctttctttctctctctcctTTCTCTTTTGATTTCATCTCCTTGtgctgtctgtgtgtgtgacCTGCGATTTTATTTCCTCCATCGCCTCCACCACAaccacaaccaccaccaccacccacccatctCATTCTAGGTCCCGATCACCACGACGCTCCAGGACACGCAGCCGAAGCTTCTCAAGGGATCGTCGCAGCCGTTCCGACTCGAGGGATCGCCACTAGATAGACGATTGTGGAGGTGGGATGATGATAAGcaggaggagctggagcaggatAGGATTGCAGCCCGATCCGGACTACTACTActaaacacacacaaacagaCACACCTATCTATatagattatatatatatgtatatatagaactatatatatatacagaaaacccccacacacacacacacccaacACCCATCACTGACCCCCTACTGACCCAGCATTGTGGCCAATCGCAGTGATTCTGATACCTTGATTTGAGATCCAAGCATAATATCAATCCCAAACCAGAACACTCTCAAAAACCACCAACCAACTCCAGCCAACAAGCAGCCATCTCCGATCTGGATCTGGATAGCAAGTATATAGCCACATTACTGTGACAGTACGGTACATATTGgtgtttaggctttaagactTTGGTAGATTTTAattcacaaaacaaaaaagctaAATGAGAGATACATCATCCGGACAAGAGATAATCCACAGCAGCATGTTTAAGAAATGACCGAAGGTAACTTCTATTAAAATATCCACGGACGTGTATTCCTTTTTcggttcgttttttttttatatatacatacatatatatgaatTGTGTTTTTGGTTCCTCCACGATTGTCGATTGCTGGATCGGCAATACTGGATTGACAGAAAACGTAAGATTTCTATATTAAATTAACGGAAGTGCAAGTAATTAAGTCGTGAAATGAGAATCAATAAATTGAacataatttaaattgaacaaaaaaaaatattaaatggctTTAAATTCTTTCGTGTTGGTAGATGGTAATGGAACTCTATTTTAAAAGGACTTGAAGAGGAATCTCTGTAAAGATGGGATCTTGGAAATGACTATAATGGTtatattatagtttttttaataatatattggAAAACACATCTGGAGAGACATTACCTCTAGAAAACCTGATTATAAGTCAGAATTTTTCTAGTTATCTTTGATTCATCTATAGATCTTTCTAAAGGTAGGTATTTGGATGTTAAAACTAGACAGATCTTTTAGTTCTGGACTGTATATCAATCGGTATTCCTTTTAAAGACATCCACTTATATACAATACCAGTTTCTAAACagggttttaaattttaaacaaagaaATATGTCAAATATGTAATATATATGGAAGACCCCAGATCATAGCAGTGTATATGATCTAAACTAGATCACTAAACTTCAGGAAAACTCACATGGGAGATGCTGTAAAATTAGTCTTAAACTAATTTTGGTTTCTACTTTTATCCATGATCTTAGTCTTTGCTAATATCTATATAAATGAGTCTATAATTATATCTATTATAAGAAATTTTAGATACTATCTAAACAAGAAACTTAACAAAATGTTTTATAAAGGGTGAAGTACATACCCATAACAATAATACTTCCAAcgtctatatatttttaaccTATTAATTCAATATCTTTGAGTATGGGTATATAATAGATAATACTCCTATATTTATACCCGATACTATTGAAACAGATAGAAAATTCACGAAACAGATAGAAa is part of the Drosophila bipectinata strain 14024-0381.07 chromosome XL, DbipHiC1v2, whole genome shotgun sequence genome and encodes:
- the Rbp1-like gene encoding RNA-binding protein 1 isoform X2, which translates into the protein MPRYREWDLACKVYVGNLGSSASKYEIENAFSKYGPLRNVWVARNPPGFAFVEFEDRRDAEDATRGLDGTRCCGTRIRVEMSSGRSREGRGGGGGGGGGGGGGPRRGGRSGSGGGGARAGDGGGRYRSRSPRRSRTRSRSFSRDRRSRSDSRDRH
- the Rbp1-like gene encoding uncharacterized protein Rbp1-like isoform X1 encodes the protein MPRYREWDLACKVYVGNLGSSASKYEIENAFSKYGPLRNVWVARNPPGFAFVEFEDRRDAEDATRGLDGTRCCGTRIRVEMSSGRSREGRGGGGGGGGGGGGGPRRGGRSGSGGGGARAGDGGGRYRTKSSSSTTTTSTTTTTSPNLIKRTTTTTTVKRTTPTATTTRTSTTPLPSTRATTTTTTTRTRISPPITHISPPTPTPQPQPQPISISQPTPQKQNRIQQDIVVATATAAIHCRGRDLLCGIRMIIATIAIAELKFNKFDIFR